Proteins from a single region of Bdellovibrio bacteriovorus HD100:
- a CDS encoding Crp/Fnr family transcriptional regulator yields the protein MSIKKECGPQPNLESCKTCGNRLDSILCSNPDVLLMVEKARVSCRFKAGQIIFYSGNDPLGIFTIQSGLVKLEVISASGAAHTLRLVGPGGTLGYRSMFANEPYHASAVAVEDCELCFVPKAEIMNIFKSYPELAMKLLSHISKDLRMAEEKWMDQMDKGASERIAEALIFLQDHFAHQNWTRREIAQWAGTTPETVIRTLSQFEKDGLIDQTDGRSIRILSRDRLKDRAEIR from the coding sequence ATGTCGATCAAAAAAGAATGCGGCCCTCAGCCCAACCTTGAATCCTGCAAAACCTGTGGCAACCGCTTGGACAGCATTTTGTGCTCCAATCCGGATGTACTGCTGATGGTTGAAAAAGCCCGTGTTTCCTGCCGCTTCAAAGCCGGCCAGATCATTTTTTATTCCGGCAATGATCCTTTGGGTATTTTCACCATCCAGTCTGGTCTGGTTAAATTGGAAGTGATCTCAGCATCCGGCGCGGCTCACACCCTGCGTCTGGTCGGACCGGGCGGCACCCTGGGCTATCGCTCTATGTTTGCCAATGAGCCTTACCACGCTTCGGCTGTGGCGGTGGAAGACTGCGAACTGTGCTTCGTTCCCAAAGCCGAAATCATGAACATCTTCAAAAGTTATCCTGAACTGGCCATGAAGCTTCTGTCTCATATTTCCAAGGACCTGCGAATGGCCGAGGAAAAATGGATGGACCAAATGGATAAGGGCGCTTCCGAGCGCATCGCCGAAGCCCTGATCTTCCTGCAAGATCACTTCGCACATCAGAACTGGACACGCCGGGAAATCGCCCAGTGGGCCGGCACAACTCCAGAAACCGTGATTCGCACCTTGTCTCAGTTTGAAAAAGACGGCCTGATTGACCAGACAGATGGGCGCAGCATTCGCATTCTTTCCCGCGACCGTCTGAAAGACCGCGCGGAGATTCGCTAA
- a CDS encoding CbbQ/NirQ/NorQ/GpvN family protein, translating into MSVYYREVANEVDLFTRCYEQQLPLLIKGPTGCGKSQLVAHMAEKLKRPLVKVACNEDTSSADLLGRFLIKGNETVWQDGPVTRAVREGAILYLDEVAEAREDVIVALHPLTDHRRELYVDRTNEELVAPAGFMCVASFNPGYQRGFKELKPSTRQRFVTLSLSYPMPELETEILHRVTEVDLKTCQRLVELGNKIRGQRHLELKETVSTRLLVHAARLFKSGMSLRQACLFGVGQCLSDDVQVLEGLKDLIHLSM; encoded by the coding sequence ATGAGTGTCTATTACCGGGAAGTCGCCAACGAAGTGGATCTGTTCACACGCTGTTATGAGCAGCAGCTGCCGCTGTTGATCAAGGGACCCACCGGTTGTGGAAAAAGTCAGCTGGTCGCCCACATGGCCGAAAAACTGAAACGTCCTTTGGTGAAAGTGGCCTGCAATGAAGACACCAGCAGTGCTGACTTGCTGGGGCGCTTTCTGATCAAAGGCAATGAAACTGTGTGGCAGGATGGGCCGGTCACACGCGCCGTGCGTGAAGGGGCGATTTTATATCTGGATGAAGTCGCCGAAGCCCGGGAAGACGTGATTGTGGCTTTGCATCCGCTGACGGATCACCGTCGCGAACTGTATGTGGATCGCACCAACGAAGAACTGGTGGCGCCTGCCGGATTCATGTGTGTGGCCAGTTTCAATCCCGGCTACCAGCGGGGCTTTAAGGAATTAAAACCGTCCACTCGTCAAAGATTTGTCACTTTAAGTCTGTCTTACCCAATGCCGGAATTGGAAACTGAAATTCTGCATCGGGTGACCGAGGTTGATCTGAAAACCTGTCAGCGTCTGGTTGAATTGGGGAATAAGATCCGCGGGCAGAGACACCTTGAGTTGAAAGAGACCGTGTCCACGCGCCTGCTGGTGCATGCGGCCCGTCTGTTCAAGTCCGGGATGTCTCTGCGCCAGGCTTGCTTGTTTGGTGTTGGTCAGTGCCTGTCTGATGACGTTCAGGTGCTGGAAGGCCTGAAGGATCTAATTCATTTGAGCATGTGA
- a CDS encoding Crp/Fnr family transcriptional regulator: MEKRFIDNCPICSTQEEDVTEQILSVIQKKTYPKNALLFEQEDESKGLFLITKGTVKISKISPNGKEIVLGLLGAGKTFGEGSLLGQDRQADTAATTEPTEVFYLPKKELQNILQKNPLLYQSVVASLVRWMANLNNVIENINTPSAKERVWSYLCRLQSEQNKPLLQLSGKKHEVALMLGLRPETFSRALAELENEGQIKMNHKQIQILQSPK, from the coding sequence ATGGAAAAACGCTTCATCGACAACTGCCCGATCTGCTCCACCCAGGAAGAAGACGTCACTGAACAGATTCTTTCCGTCATTCAGAAAAAAACCTATCCTAAGAACGCCCTGCTGTTTGAACAGGAGGACGAATCCAAAGGTTTGTTCCTGATCACCAAGGGCACTGTGAAAATCTCAAAGATCTCTCCGAATGGGAAAGAGATCGTGCTGGGTCTTCTGGGCGCCGGAAAAACTTTTGGTGAAGGCAGTCTATTGGGACAGGATCGCCAGGCTGACACCGCAGCGACCACCGAACCCACAGAAGTGTTCTATCTGCCAAAAAAAGAACTGCAAAACATTCTGCAGAAAAACCCTCTGCTCTATCAATCTGTGGTGGCCTCTTTGGTGCGCTGGATGGCAAACCTCAACAACGTCATTGAAAACATCAACACACCTTCTGCAAAAGAGCGTGTGTGGTCCTATCTGTGCCGCCTGCAAAGCGAGCAAAACAAACCACTGCTGCAGCTGAGTGGAAAAAAACACGAAGTCGCGCTGATGCTGGGTCTCAGACCCGAAACCTTTTCGCGCGCACTGGCTGAACTCGAAAACGAAGGCCAGATCAAAATGAATCACAAACAAATTCAGATTCTGCAAAGTCCCAAATAA
- the nrdD gene encoding anaerobic ribonucleoside-triphosphate reductase, whose product MIRLTEEQIQKKIEFVQQYKAASNAAEGSKLDANANVTLKNIATLEAEINKDINIQINRSLVAGKIADLFGPDLAKEYVRQIESHEIYVHDETSLKPYCASISMYPLLLQGLKDLGGESKAPQHLESFCGCFVNLVFAVSAQFAGAVATVEWLMYFDHFARLDYGDDYLKTHRRIINNHLQHVVYALNQPAAARGYQSVFWNISAYDEYYFKSLFGDFVFPDGDLPRWDSVKKLQSHFMSWFNDERKKAILTFPVVTAAMLVDDKGPRDLDFATMCADELSRGNSFFMYMSDSADSLASCCRLRNEISDNTFSYSLGAGGVATGSINVITINMNRLVQKNLDLAEMVDKVQKYQVAYRQLMQEYFEAGLLSAYSAGFITLTKQFLTIGINGMVEAAEFSGLSVENSAAYKDFVREKLKVIYDANRKAREKYGFMFNTEFVPAENLGVKNAQWDRKDGLFVPRDCYNSYFYVVENDGVNPLDKMDLHGKEMMQYLDGGSALHLNLEERLTSDGFLKLIRAAALSGCNYWCVNIKITICNVCEHIDKRTLYKCSECGSQDIDHATRVIGYLKRVSAFSKSRQIEAAKRFYHPTPSPVSSLAGTTSPRRSNPESRYTPHRPDGTDRCAEQIPLTT is encoded by the coding sequence ATGATCCGTCTCACAGAAGAGCAGATACAGAAAAAAATCGAATTTGTTCAGCAATACAAAGCCGCCAGCAATGCCGCTGAAGGCTCCAAGCTGGATGCCAACGCCAACGTCACTCTGAAAAACATCGCCACACTGGAGGCCGAGATCAACAAGGACATCAACATCCAGATCAACCGCAGTCTGGTCGCCGGAAAGATCGCCGATCTCTTTGGTCCGGATCTGGCAAAAGAATATGTGCGCCAAATTGAAAGTCATGAAATTTATGTGCATGATGAAACATCTTTAAAGCCCTACTGCGCTTCGATCTCCATGTACCCCCTGCTGTTGCAGGGACTTAAAGATCTGGGTGGCGAATCCAAAGCTCCGCAGCACCTGGAAAGTTTCTGCGGCTGTTTTGTGAATCTGGTTTTTGCCGTGTCAGCGCAGTTTGCCGGCGCCGTGGCCACCGTCGAATGGCTGATGTATTTTGACCACTTTGCACGTCTGGATTATGGCGACGATTACCTGAAAACGCATCGACGCATTATCAACAATCACCTGCAGCACGTGGTTTATGCCCTCAATCAGCCCGCCGCGGCCAGAGGCTATCAGTCAGTGTTCTGGAACATCTCGGCCTATGATGAATACTATTTCAAATCCCTGTTCGGCGATTTTGTTTTCCCGGACGGCGATCTTCCCCGCTGGGACAGCGTCAAGAAACTGCAATCTCATTTCATGAGCTGGTTCAATGACGAACGCAAGAAGGCGATTCTGACTTTCCCGGTGGTCACAGCCGCCATGCTTGTTGATGACAAGGGCCCGCGGGACCTGGATTTTGCCACGATGTGCGCCGACGAACTGAGCCGCGGCAACAGCTTCTTTATGTACATGAGCGATTCCGCCGACAGTCTGGCCAGCTGCTGCCGTCTGCGCAATGAAATCTCGGACAATACGTTCAGCTATTCTCTGGGGGCCGGGGGCGTCGCGACGGGATCCATTAATGTGATCACCATCAACATGAACCGCCTGGTGCAAAAAAATCTGGATCTGGCCGAGATGGTGGACAAAGTGCAAAAGTATCAGGTCGCTTATCGCCAGCTGATGCAGGAATATTTCGAGGCCGGCTTGTTAAGTGCCTATTCCGCAGGCTTTATCACCCTGACAAAACAGTTCCTGACCATCGGGATCAACGGCATGGTGGAAGCGGCCGAGTTTTCCGGCCTAAGCGTGGAAAACAGCGCAGCCTACAAGGACTTCGTGCGGGAAAAACTGAAAGTCATCTATGATGCCAACCGCAAAGCGCGGGAAAAATACGGTTTCATGTTCAACACCGAATTTGTTCCGGCGGAAAATCTTGGGGTGAAAAATGCCCAGTGGGATCGCAAAGACGGATTGTTCGTACCAAGGGACTGCTACAATTCCTATTTCTATGTGGTGGAAAACGACGGCGTCAATCCGCTGGACAAAATGGATCTGCACGGCAAGGAAATGATGCAATATCTGGATGGCGGCTCCGCCCTGCACTTGAATCTGGAGGAAAGACTGACTTCCGACGGATTCCTGAAACTGATCCGTGCGGCGGCTTTGTCAGGCTGTAATTACTGGTGTGTGAACATTAAGATCACGATCTGCAACGTTTGTGAACACATCGACAAAAGAACTCTGTACAAATGCAGCGAGTGCGGCAGTCAGGACATTGACCACGCCACCCGGGTCATAGGCTATCTGAAGCGGGTCTCAGCCTTCAGTAAGTCCCGCCAGATCGAAGCGGCGAAAAGGTTCTATCACCCTACGCCTTCACCCGTATCATCTTTGGCAGGAACAACCAGCCCCAGACGATCAAACCCAGAATCCAGGTATACGCCGCATAGACCAGATGGGACTGATAGATGTGCGGAGCAAATCCCGCTGACAACCTAG
- a CDS encoding cbb3-type cytochrome c oxidase subunit I: protein MKYQTQKIAYWFFATCMLLFSLQLVYGFIMGFAHMGFDGLHNIIPFNAARATHTNLLVVWLLTGFMGAAYYIIPEEADRELIHPKLAYVQLGALVAVGVVAIIGFHMNWWEGRKFLEIPRPLDYLVVADVLLFIYLIGGTIWKGKRYTTTSMVLFLGLLMAALLYLPGMINTDHQTLDSYWRWWVVHLWVEGVWELIMGAIMSFLLIKMTGVDREVIEKWLYIIVGFTFLSGILGTGHHYYYIGTPRYWLLVGGLFGALEPLAFLGFAIYAVAMARKGGKNPDNKMAMAWTMATAILSFVGAGFLGFAHTLPQVNLYTHGTLVTAMHGHLAFWGAYACLVLALIAYAMPKLTGRNLQDSRMNVFAFWTSNIGMIAMTLAFGVAGIAQVYLERKLGMDFLTVQKEVEVHFLGLVLAASLFSVGIVAYVWNFIRFGKPAGEVK from the coding sequence ATGAAGTATCAAACACAAAAAATAGCGTACTGGTTTTTCGCCACCTGCATGCTGCTGTTTTCGCTGCAGCTGGTTTATGGATTCATCATGGGCTTTGCCCATATGGGTTTCGATGGTTTGCATAACATCATTCCTTTCAATGCCGCGCGCGCCACGCACACGAATTTGCTGGTGGTGTGGCTGTTGACGGGCTTTATGGGGGCGGCCTACTACATCATTCCTGAAGAGGCGGACCGCGAACTGATTCACCCGAAGCTGGCGTATGTGCAGCTGGGGGCTTTGGTGGCCGTGGGTGTGGTTGCCATTATCGGTTTTCACATGAACTGGTGGGAGGGACGTAAGTTCCTGGAAATCCCACGTCCTTTGGACTATCTGGTGGTGGCCGATGTGCTGCTGTTTATTTATCTGATCGGTGGCACGATCTGGAAGGGCAAACGCTACACCACAACAAGCATGGTTTTGTTCCTGGGCCTGTTGATGGCGGCACTGCTGTATCTGCCGGGCATGATCAACACGGATCACCAGACGCTGGATTCTTACTGGCGCTGGTGGGTGGTGCATCTGTGGGTGGAAGGTGTGTGGGAGCTGATCATGGGGGCGATCATGTCCTTCCTGCTGATCAAAATGACCGGCGTGGACCGGGAAGTTATCGAGAAATGGCTTTATATCATTGTCGGTTTCACCTTCCTGTCCGGGATTCTGGGAACCGGGCACCATTACTATTACATCGGTACACCCAGATACTGGCTGCTGGTGGGTGGTTTGTTCGGGGCTTTGGAGCCGCTGGCATTTTTGGGTTTTGCTATCTATGCCGTGGCCATGGCCCGCAAAGGCGGGAAAAATCCTGACAACAAAATGGCGATGGCCTGGACAATGGCAACCGCGATTCTTTCCTTTGTCGGTGCGGGCTTCCTGGGCTTTGCCCACACTCTGCCGCAGGTGAACCTGTACACGCATGGAACTCTGGTGACAGCGATGCACGGACATCTGGCATTTTGGGGAGCGTATGCCTGTCTGGTGCTGGCGCTGATCGCCTATGCGATGCCAAAACTGACCGGTCGGAACTTGCAGGATTCCCGTATGAATGTGTTCGCTTTCTGGACCTCCAACATCGGCATGATTGCGATGACGCTGGCTTTTGGAGTGGCGGGGATCGCGCAGGTGTACCTGGAAAGAAAATTGGGCATGGATTTTTTGACCGTGCAAAAAGAGGTCGAAGTTCACTTCCTGGGACTGGTGCTGGCCGCATCGCTGTTTTCAGTGGGGATTGTTGCCTATGTCTGGAACTTCATCCGCTTCGGGAAACCTGCAGGTGAAGTCAAATGA
- a CDS encoding nitric oxide reductase activation protein NorD has translation MDLTEKLFEMAVRWNRRRQTRASQSSRYGLQDCDKALALVVQPFFEESFEIHASRQSGVSDRVLYLPESIGFFPEKKRNRDLYIHQALHLAAAQRLGLCWPDADMNGYARAVHFSKMRQPLSQIIEKIYPAFAEFHRELTKDFFFHLKNTPVTRAGTEALVLLNPLHPQGLKPSLDVQKIKRNEPFPDDVWLLWGGLASRGPSHFSREGESSLQPRTSQKESELVMQTHFEKEEVDLDKEEHNPVTHSFEKMETVDDYQGGSRVADGSDQLQEHAEALQEIMPRKVTRSGESAASFFKSDFAGGSVREDLSEVITSTEEVHYPEWHFKKKQYLKDYCKLLVSHPEVTVGGDLAGQLKEQHSGLISRCQQQLAAVRNQRRWRKGQLDGPELDLDALVRHVGDVQNKIPSPGRLYQTQVKRERDLQIVIVLDLSLSTDSYVSDRRVLDTELEAVGLWGLLQPSGPDNTLVAGAFSETRHKCAFEILKDQGEDWSAYFSRAQQIVPRGYTRLGPALRHATRILRECSARQKVLIILTDGKPTDYDGYEGRYGIEDMRKACMEAESAQISTRAFAIEKAAKHYFPQMFYSFEILPDPSRLPESLIQFLLKIRS, from the coding sequence ATGGATTTAACCGAGAAGCTTTTTGAAATGGCGGTGCGCTGGAATCGGCGAAGACAGACAAGGGCTTCGCAATCCAGTCGCTATGGGCTGCAGGACTGCGACAAGGCCCTGGCCCTGGTGGTGCAGCCATTCTTTGAGGAAAGTTTCGAGATCCATGCCTCACGCCAAAGCGGGGTGAGCGATCGGGTCTTGTATCTTCCCGAGTCCATCGGATTTTTTCCGGAAAAAAAACGCAATCGTGATTTATACATTCATCAGGCGCTGCATCTGGCTGCGGCGCAAAGACTTGGTTTGTGCTGGCCTGACGCCGACATGAATGGTTATGCCCGCGCGGTGCATTTTTCCAAAATGCGCCAGCCGTTGTCGCAAATTATTGAAAAGATCTATCCGGCTTTTGCCGAATTTCACCGGGAACTGACGAAGGATTTCTTTTTTCATTTAAAAAACACCCCGGTCACGCGGGCCGGAACCGAGGCATTGGTTTTGCTGAACCCGCTGCATCCGCAGGGTTTGAAACCTTCGTTGGATGTTCAAAAAATCAAGCGCAATGAACCGTTTCCTGACGACGTTTGGCTGTTGTGGGGTGGGCTGGCCAGCCGGGGGCCGAGCCACTTTTCACGGGAGGGGGAAAGCTCCCTCCAGCCACGAACATCGCAGAAAGAATCTGAACTTGTGATGCAGACCCACTTTGAAAAAGAAGAAGTGGATCTGGACAAGGAAGAGCACAATCCGGTGACACATTCCTTTGAAAAGATGGAAACGGTGGATGACTATCAGGGCGGGAGCCGGGTGGCTGACGGTTCCGATCAGCTACAGGAACACGCTGAAGCTCTGCAAGAGATCATGCCGCGCAAGGTGACCCGCTCTGGAGAATCGGCGGCTTCGTTTTTCAAATCGGATTTCGCCGGAGGTTCTGTGCGTGAGGACCTGAGCGAGGTGATCACATCCACCGAAGAAGTCCATTACCCGGAATGGCATTTTAAAAAGAAGCAGTATCTGAAGGACTATTGTAAACTTCTGGTCAGTCATCCCGAAGTGACTGTGGGAGGAGATTTGGCCGGGCAGTTGAAAGAACAGCACAGTGGTCTGATCAGTCGTTGCCAGCAGCAGCTTGCGGCCGTTCGCAACCAGCGCAGATGGCGCAAAGGTCAGCTGGATGGACCGGAGCTGGATCTGGATGCATTGGTTCGGCATGTGGGAGATGTGCAGAATAAAATCCCTTCCCCCGGCCGGTTGTACCAGACTCAGGTGAAGCGCGAACGTGATCTGCAGATCGTGATAGTTTTGGATCTGAGCCTTTCCACGGATTCTTATGTCAGTGACCGGCGCGTGCTCGATACTGAGCTGGAGGCGGTCGGCCTGTGGGGTCTGTTGCAGCCCTCAGGCCCGGACAACACCTTGGTGGCGGGGGCATTTTCCGAAACCCGACACAAATGCGCCTTTGAAATTTTAAAGGATCAGGGCGAGGACTGGAGCGCGTATTTTTCCCGGGCGCAGCAGATTGTGCCCCGGGGTTATACACGTTTGGGCCCGGCCCTCCGTCACGCCACACGGATCCTGAGGGAATGCTCGGCACGGCAAAAAGTGCTCATTATTCTGACCGATGGCAAACCTACAGACTATGATGGCTATGAAGGCCGCTACGGCATCGAAGATATGCGCAAGGCGTGCATGGAGGCGGAAAGCGCACAAATCAGCACGCGGGCCTTTGCGATTGAAAAGGCCGCCAAGCACTACTTCCCCCAGATGTTTTATTCCTTTGAAATATTACCGGATCCTTCCCGGTTACCCGAGAGTTTGATCCAGTTCCTTCTGAAGATTCGCAGTTAA
- a CDS encoding methyl-accepting chemotaxis protein encodes MKAWFKGIRGRLLAVALLPVVGFSVASWVSFDGISRVGSLLDSAHDQIIPSTTALDRLIIARNRYGYSIFVALSSTDNPELKKERLEIAREAIRDWRTNFEIYQKNPIHSEQEKESRQFIEQNKDHYLGLLEKAIALVESGKPEELTEARALLLGEVWQLGTLIGKNNQTIARTYEERARQEGLESESLQKSVYLWTGIINTTASIVIISIILLISNRIARGISLIADRLSSASGDVTSSVSQLSEAGITLSQSSTEAAASLEETVASLEELTSMVQVNADNARQAAAMSASSRESAEAGEREIRGLIESMSEISKSSKKIEEIISVIDDIAFQTNLLALNAAVEAARAGEQGKGFAVVAEAVRSLAQRSAVAAKDITVLIKASVEQVEQGSVVADNSGVVLKNIVESVKKVADLNNEIAAASVEQSAGIAQIGKAMNQLDQASQSNAASAEEVAASSGEIGGLAGVTQQLTVDLNTMVLGA; translated from the coding sequence ATGAAGGCGTGGTTCAAGGGTATTCGGGGCAGGTTGTTGGCGGTGGCGCTTTTGCCGGTTGTGGGTTTTTCAGTCGCTTCGTGGGTGTCCTTTGATGGCATCAGTCGCGTCGGAAGTCTGCTTGATTCGGCCCATGATCAGATCATTCCCAGCACCACGGCCTTGGATCGTCTGATAATTGCCCGGAACAGATACGGCTACAGCATCTTTGTGGCATTGAGTTCCACCGACAATCCCGAACTGAAGAAAGAGCGCTTGGAAATTGCCCGGGAAGCGATCCGTGACTGGCGCACGAACTTTGAAATTTACCAAAAGAATCCGATTCATTCTGAACAGGAAAAAGAGAGTCGTCAGTTTATTGAACAGAACAAAGATCACTATCTGGGGCTTCTTGAAAAAGCCATCGCGTTGGTGGAAAGTGGCAAACCCGAGGAACTGACCGAGGCGCGCGCCCTTCTTTTGGGTGAGGTCTGGCAGCTGGGCACTTTGATTGGTAAAAACAACCAGACCATTGCCAGGACCTATGAGGAACGGGCGCGTCAGGAGGGGCTTGAGTCCGAGAGCCTGCAGAAATCCGTGTACCTGTGGACCGGGATCATCAACACCACGGCAAGCATCGTGATCATCTCAATTATTCTTTTGATTTCAAACCGTATTGCCAGGGGCATTTCTTTGATTGCCGACCGTCTGTCTTCAGCCAGCGGGGATGTGACTTCCTCTGTGTCCCAGCTCAGTGAAGCGGGCATCACGCTGTCGCAGTCCTCGACGGAAGCGGCTGCCTCTTTGGAGGAGACGGTGGCTTCGTTGGAGGAGTTGACGTCCATGGTGCAGGTCAATGCTGACAATGCAAGACAGGCCGCGGCCATGTCGGCAAGCTCGCGTGAATCCGCCGAGGCCGGGGAGCGCGAGATCCGGGGCCTGATTGAATCCATGAGTGAAATCAGCAAGTCATCCAAGAAGATTGAAGAGATCATTTCGGTCATTGATGACATCGCCTTTCAGACAAACTTGCTGGCCTTGAACGCTGCCGTGGAGGCTGCGCGCGCCGGGGAGCAGGGCAAGGGTTTTGCCGTGGTGGCAGAGGCCGTGCGCTCGCTGGCGCAGAGAAGTGCGGTGGCCGCCAAGGACATCACCGTGCTGATCAAAGCCTCGGTGGAACAGGTTGAACAAGGCAGTGTTGTTGCTGACAACAGCGGTGTGGTTTTGAAAAACATCGTTGAATCAGTCAAGAAGGTCGCGGATTTGAACAATGAAATTGCCGCGGCCTCTGTCGAACAAAGTGCCGGGATCGCACAGATTGGCAAAGCCATGAATCAGCTGGATCAGGCATCGCAGTCCAATGCCGCGTCCGCGGAAGAAGTCGCCGCCAGCAGTGGAGAGATCGGGGGGCTTGCCGGCGTAACCCAGCAGCTGACCGTGGATCTTAACACGATGGTTCTGGGGGCATGA
- a CDS encoding c-type cytochrome codes for MLTKSQAKKFFVVGTVLCSAAFVLLTIDTFRRIPKQTNQIEMTDAVVRGKHLFDRNNCMGCHTILGEGAYYAPELTKVWERRGEIFIKSMLRDPQAMYPNDRKMTNYHFTEEEINDLTAFLKWIGTMDLNGFPPKPDLAQPVSAAAVQATVAQPQIYGQVCVACHTMNGTGGNTGPTLDGIGSRRDGEYLTHWLKDPAAVKADSKMPKLPLTDEQIQELVTYLSQIK; via the coding sequence ATGTTAACCAAATCACAGGCAAAGAAGTTTTTTGTAGTGGGAACGGTTCTTTGCTCAGCGGCCTTCGTGTTGCTGACCATAGACACCTTCCGCCGGATTCCCAAACAGACCAATCAGATCGAAATGACCGACGCAGTTGTGCGCGGTAAACATCTTTTCGATCGCAACAACTGCATGGGGTGTCACACCATCCTGGGAGAGGGCGCGTATTACGCGCCGGAGTTGACCAAAGTGTGGGAACGGCGCGGAGAGATCTTTATCAAATCCATGCTGCGCGACCCGCAGGCCATGTATCCCAATGACCGCAAGATGACCAACTATCACTTCACCGAAGAAGAGATCAATGATCTGACGGCCTTCTTGAAATGGATCGGCACGATGGATTTGAATGGCTTCCCTCCGAAACCCGATCTGGCTCAGCCGGTCAGTGCCGCTGCCGTGCAGGCGACTGTGGCCCAGCCGCAGATTTACGGTCAGGTTTGCGTAGCCTGCCACACGATGAATGGCACTGGCGGCAACACCGGACCAACGCTGGATGGGATCGGCAGTCGTCGTGACGGTGAATACCTGACTCACTGGCTGAAAGATCCTGCGGCGGTGAAGGCGGATTCCAAGATGCCAAAACTGCCCCTGACAGACGAGCAGATCCAGGAACTTGTGACTTACCTGTCACAGATAAAATGA
- the nrdG gene encoding anaerobic ribonucleoside-triphosphate reductase activating protein, with translation MNIYKHDIVFQEVPNHISLAFYVCGCPLKCPGCHSPELWTEKTGTPLTPIMFLELVRRYRQRISCVLFLGGEWRQDELLEFLKLAHQEDLLTALYTGLDHIPHELQQHLDFLKTGPWITARGGLWSPTTNQIFRDLRSGETLNHLFQHNTKEPSL, from the coding sequence ATGAACATCTATAAGCACGACATCGTCTTCCAGGAAGTCCCAAATCATATCTCATTGGCGTTTTATGTTTGTGGCTGCCCGTTGAAATGTCCGGGGTGTCATTCTCCGGAACTTTGGACCGAAAAGACCGGCACTCCCCTGACGCCGATCATGTTTCTTGAACTGGTGCGACGCTACCGCCAGCGAATCTCCTGCGTCCTCTTCCTGGGTGGAGAATGGCGCCAGGACGAACTCCTTGAATTTTTAAAACTCGCGCATCAGGAAGATCTCCTCACCGCTCTTTATACGGGGCTGGATCACATCCCGCATGAACTGCAACAACACCTCGACTTTTTAAAAACCGGCCCGTGGATCACTGCCCGCGGAGGCCTGTGGTCGCCCACCACCAATCAGATCTTCAGGGATCTGCGTAGCGGTGAAACTTTAAATCATCTTTTTCAACACAACACAAAGGAGCCCTCCCTATGA
- a CDS encoding HNH endonuclease family protein: MKKTLLVMMLVATSGTSKALAEENLANPRFDDYYTVRESISSPAENFTGPWDAAQNLLQQNEEFFTELRTRFYSLVRFDHHTDGYGNVGERYNRAKHFGGWLNDHRDEDCYNTRAKVLMRDSEVPVGFASNGCTVSTGQWQDPYGDRQYSRASDIQIDHFVPLKNAYISGAHKWSRTKRCLYSNYLGNEFHLLSVFGKENASKSDKTPEGYMPPNPGYRCQYLVQWLKVKMIWSLGLTPPEKDTVLRLASENRCDLNDFVYSEGDLQNQRRFMNENMALCE, encoded by the coding sequence ATGAAGAAAACGCTTCTTGTGATGATGTTGGTGGCCACCTCGGGAACTTCAAAGGCCCTGGCAGAAGAAAATCTCGCCAACCCCCGTTTCGATGACTATTACACAGTCAGGGAATCCATTTCCTCTCCTGCCGAAAACTTCACCGGTCCTTGGGACGCGGCTCAAAACCTGCTGCAGCAAAATGAAGAATTTTTCACCGAGCTTCGCACTCGTTTTTATTCTCTGGTGCGCTTTGATCATCACACCGACGGATACGGAAATGTCGGGGAGCGCTACAACCGCGCCAAACATTTTGGTGGCTGGTTGAATGATCACCGTGATGAAGACTGCTACAATACGCGCGCCAAAGTTCTGATGCGTGATTCAGAGGTGCCTGTGGGCTTTGCCTCCAACGGCTGCACAGTTTCCACGGGGCAGTGGCAGGATCCGTATGGTGATCGCCAGTATTCCCGCGCCAGCGATATTCAGATTGATCACTTTGTGCCGTTGAAAAATGCCTATATCAGCGGCGCTCACAAGTGGAGCCGCACCAAACGCTGTCTTTACTCCAATTATCTGGGGAATGAATTCCATCTTCTGTCTGTTTTCGGAAAAGAGAACGCTTCCAAGAGTGACAAAACTCCGGAAGGATACATGCCGCCGAATCCGGGCTATCGTTGTCAGTATCTGGTGCAGTGGTTGAAGGTGAAAATGATCTGGTCGCTGGGGCTGACACCGCCGGAAAAGGACACGGTTTTGCGACTGGCCAGTGAAAACCGCTGTGACTTGAATGATTTTGTCTATAGCGAAGGGGACTTGCAGAATCAGCGCCGTTTTATGAATGAGAATATGGCTCTGTGCGAATAG